One part of the Glycine soja cultivar W05 chromosome 11, ASM419377v2, whole genome shotgun sequence genome encodes these proteins:
- the LOC114374806 gene encoding probable serine/threonine-protein kinase PBL19, which produces MNCFFLKNKSKSDAELPKRRKKKNQVGNNGASKSSTSSPLPSPRSIKELYKENEHNFRIFTLQELVDATHGFNRMLKIGEGGFGKVYRGTIKPHPEDGADPIVVAIKKLNTRGLQGHKEWLAEVQFLSVVNHPNLVKLLGYCSVDSEKGIQRLLVYEFMSNRSLEDHLFSLSLPHLPWKTRLQIMLGAAQGLHYLHNGLEVKVIYRDFKSSNVLLDKKFHPKLSDFGLAREGPTGDQTHVSTAVVGTQGYAAPEYVETGHLKIQSDIWSFGVVLYEILTGRRALNRNRPIGEKKLIEWVKNYPANSSRFSTIIDPRLKNQYSLGAARKVAKLADSCLKKNPEDRPSMSQIVESLKQALQDSETKNA; this is translated from the exons ATGAAttgtttcttcttgaaaaacaaatcaaaatccgACGCAGAATTACCAAAgcgaaggaagaagaaaaatcaggTGGGGAATAATGGAGCAAGCAAGTCCTCCACCAGCTCGCCGCTACCATCGCCAAGGAGCATAAAAGAATTGTACAAAGAGAACGAACACAATTTCAGAATCTTCACTTTGCAAGAGCTGGTAGATGCAACACATGGCTTCAATAGGATGCTCAAGATTGGAGAAGGGGGATTCGGGAAAGTGTATAGGGGAACAATTAAACCTCACCCTGAAGATGGAGCTGATCCTATTGTCGTCGcaattaaaaaacttaacaCGCGTGGCTTACag GGGCATAAAGAATGGCTTGCAGAAGTTCAATTTCTCAGCGTTGTTAACCACCCGAATTTGGTTAAGCTTCTGGGATACTGCTCCGTAGATAGTGAAAAAGGAATCCAACGGTTGTTGGTGTATGAGTTCATGTCTAACAGGAGTTTGGAAGATCATCTTTTCAGTCTTTCTTTACCTCATTTGCCTTGGAAAACAAGATTGCAAATCATGCTCGGTGCTGCTCAAGGATTACATTATCTACATAACGGATTGGAGGTTAAG gtGATCTACAGAGATTTCAAATCTTCAAATGTGTTATTGGACAAGAAATTCCATCCCAAGCTTTCAGATTTCGGTCTTGCTAGGGAGGGCCCAACGGGTGATCAGACCCATGTATCTACTGCG GTAGTAGGGACACAAGGATATGCTGCTCCAGAGTATGTCGAAACAGGTCATCTCAAAATTCAGAGTGACATATGGAGTTTCGGTGTGGTACTTTATGAGATTCTCACAGGAAGGCGTGCTTTGAATAGAAACCGTCCAATAGGGGAAAAAAAGCTTATAGAGTGGGTTAAAAACTACCCTGCTAACAGTAGCAGATTCAGCACCATCATTGACCCTCGTCTCAAGAACCAATATTCTCTTGGTGCAGCTCGGAAAGTAGCCAAGTTGGCAGATAGCTGCTTGAAGAAGAATCCTGAAGATAGACCATCCATGAGTCAGATAGTGGAAAGCTTGAAGCAAGCATTGCAGGATTCAGAAACCAAAAACGCTTAG